TGAATGAGTATAAATTAGAGCAAAAATCAAAGTTAGCATTAAAGTAAAGCTAGGCACAGCAAGGTAGCGAACATCAATAATGCAAAGTGCAAATAATAAGCTAAATGATAATGCTAAGCAAATAGAATAAGCAAGATTTTCTAAACTACTAATATCTATGCAATATAAAAATATAAAGCCAACAATTAGCTCAATCAATGGATACTGAATGCTTATTTTACTTTTACAAAACCCACATTTACCACCTAAAACTAGCCAAGAAATAATAGGGATATTGTGATAGAATTTTAATTTGTTATTACAGCTTCCACAAGAACTTGGCGGATAAAAAACACTTTTTCTCTCAGGTAGTCTTAAAATCAATACATTTAAAAACGAGCCAAAAACAAGCCCAAATATAAAAACTAAAATACTAAACTCCACCGAAATTCCTTTTACAAATTCTATAATTTTTAATAATTTCTTTTAATTCATCTTCTTTAAAATCAGGAAACAAAGTAGGGGTAAAAACAAACTCTGCATAAGCACATTGCCAAAGTAAGAAATTTGAAATCCTAAAATGTCCGCCAGTTCTAATCAATAAATCAACATTGTTTTTAATATCTAAATATTTATTAAAATTATTTTCATCTATTTCTTCATCACTTGCTTTTAATTTTTTAAAAGCTCTTAAAATCTCATCTTTTCCGCCGTAATTTATGCCTAGATTAAAAATAATTCTTGAGTAATTTTTAGTTTTTTCTTCAAACTCATTAATTAAATTCTTAGTATCTACATCAAGAACACTAATATCTCCAAAGCTTTTAAATCTAATTTCGTTTTTTATAAAATTGTTTAATTCACTAGATAAGTATTCTTTAAGTAATTTGAAAATAAACTCAATTTCTTCTTTAGGTCTTTTCCAATTTTCGGTAGAAAATGCAAACAAACTAAGCTCTAAAACGCCTTCTTCAATACAAGCTTTTACCAATCTTTCAATAGTTTTTGCACCTGCTTTATGCCCGAAACTTCTTAATAAACCTTGATTTTTAGCCCATCTACCATTACCATCCATAATGATTGCTAAATGATTTAACTCGTTCATAAATTTCCTTTATAACTAAGGCTAAAAAAATCATCTTTATAAGTAGTCAATTCTACATTTTGCGAATATTCAAAGCAGATTTTTTGAACCTTAGAAAAGCTAGTTAATATTTTATTATCATTTAAAAAAAGGCTTAATTTAGCAAAAACATCATAATAAATTGCTAATTCATTTTTTTTCTTTCTATATTCAATTAATATAGGTTTTCCTTCAAGCAAACAAGGTAAATATAAAATATCTTCATTCAAAGCAAAAAGCATTGTTTTATAGCATTCATAATCTGATTTTTGATTTGTTTGGATTAATGAATTAATTAGCGTGTATTTAAAATCATCTCTAAAAGCGATTTTTAATAACTCAAAACAATCATAATCAATATAGGCAAAAACCTTATCAGCTTGAAGATTTTTAAAGACTAAACTATCATAAATTTCAGCTAAATAATAAGTATTTGGCTCTAAATTAATGTTTGATTTTGTGGTTAATTCTTTTTTACCAATTAATAATTTGTAGCGATTAAACATTAATTTATCAATTACTTTAAATTTAATTGGTAAAACATCATTAAACATCAGCTTTTACTCTATCAAAAATAATTTTTGCTAAGTTTTCTTTAGTATCAAAATACCCTTCACTAATGCCTGAATAATCACAGAAAAATATCTCGTTTTTACTTGAGCCAAATTGAGTATGTTCTCCTAAAATATTAAGACATAATAAGCTTAAACCTTTATTTACTAAAGCTTTTTTTGCATTATCATAGGCAGTCTTTTCATCACACTCTAGTTTAAAGCCGATTTTTTTACCAGAAAAATTAAAAGTAGCTAATAAATCATCATTAGGTCTTATTTTGATATTAAATTCTTCATCAAATTCATCTCTTTTTATTTTTCTTTCTTGTTTGATAGGGATAAAATCACTAACTGCAGCACACATAAATAAATAATCAAATTCTTTATAATCTTGCATTAAGGCTTTTAATTCAGCACTTGTATCGTAGCTTAATTGTGTGAAATTTTCATTTTTAATCTCATCACATCTAGCCTTTAAATACACCACATTTGCACCCCTTAAATAAGCTTGTTTAGCTAGTGCATCTGACATAGTTCCACTTGAATAATTTCCTATATTTCTTACCAAATCAATGCTCTCACGAGTGCCGCCGCCTGTTATTAAAATATTTTTTCCCATATAGAATTTATCTTTATAAATTTCTCTTAAAGTTGCTAGAAAAATATCTTTTGTATTAGCTAAAGCTCCTATGCCAAATTCTTTACAAGCTAAGGTTTTGCTAATTGGCTTTACTATTTTCACACCTAAACTCTTTAAATATTCTAAGCTTTTTTGAGTTTGACTTGCTAAATACATATTAGTATTTGCTGCAGGTGCTATTATTAGTGGTTTGTTTGAAGCAATTAAGGTGCTTAAAAATACATTATCACAAACTCCATTAGCTAGTTTATTTATTGAATTAACACTAGCAGGAGCAAATACAACAGCATCACAATCTTTTGAAAACATTATGTGATTTTTGTCGTTTTCCCAACTTTCATTCTCACTTGTTAAAACGCTTTCACATAATGCTTCATAAGCTAATTTATTTACGAATTTCAAAGCCCCATCACTTAATAAAGCTTTTACTTTAATTCCTTCTTCTTTAAACATAGAAATTAACTCAAAGCTTTTATAAAAGCTAATACTTCCACTAACACATAATAATACTTTCATTAAAAATCCTTAAAATTATTAAAAATCACGCCTTTATTACGCTCTATAAATAAATCTTTTGCTTTTAATTTAGCAGCGTCTTTGTTGCTAATCGTGCTACCTGCTGCAATTAAAGTATCGCTAGGTATGTTAATTGGTGCTATTAGGTTTGAGTTTGAGCCTATGAAGACATTTTTACCGATTTTGCTTAGGTGCTTGTTTTTGCCATCGTAATTACAAATTATCACACCACAGCCAATATTTACACCGCTACTAATCTCGCAATCTCCTAAATAAGCTAAATGCCCAGCTTTTACATCTTCTAATTTTGCATTTTTGCATTCTACGAAATTACCGATTTTACTATCTTTAATAACGCATTTTGGACGAATTCTAGCCATTGGCCCTATGCTTGAATTAATTATCTCACTATTTTCTATAACGCTATTTGCTAAGATTTTTGAGCTTTTTATAATAGAATTTGCCTTAATCACAACTCCGCTTTCAATCTCACAATCATTGCTAATTTGTGTATCAAGCTCTATGAAAATACTATCTTTATTATGCATAATAACGCCATTTATAAGCAATTCATCTTTTATTCTTTTTTGCATAATTTGCTCGGCTTGTTCTAAATCTAATTTATTATTAATGCCTAAAAACTCAATCTCATCAAAGGTGCATTCACTAACGCTTATTTTATCATCTATAGCCATTTTGATAATATCAGTTAGATAATATTCTTTTTGAGCGTTGTTGTTGTTTAGCTTAGGAATGTAAGTTTTTAATATATCTTTACTGATTTTATAAATTCCAGCATTACATAAAGTGCACTTTAATTCTTCATTGTTTGCATCTTTTGTCTCTACAATTTTACTTATTTTATCGTTTTCTTTAATCACTCTTCCGTAAGAATTAGCACTATATTTATTAAAAGTGCTTAAAACTATTTTAGAATTTGTATTAGCTATAATTTTTAGACTATTTAATGTAATTAAAGGCATATCAGCATTTAAAATCAACGCTTCTTCGTATTTTGGCTCATAATTTATTAAAGCCCCGCCTGTGCCTTTATGATTTTGCATATCTTGATATATATATTTTAAATTAGAATAATCTTTTAAATGCTCTTTTATAGCGTCTGCTTGATGGTGTAAAATCAAAGTTATATCATCACTAAGTTGCAAAGCATTTTCAATAATAATTTTAATTAAAGATTTCCCACAAATTGTATGCAAAGGTTTTGCTAAATTACTATTCATTCTAGTGCCAAAACCAGCTGCTAGTATTACTATGCTTGATTTCATATTTTTCCTTTAGATTTTAAGAAAATGTTAGCAAGTTTTGGATAATATCACTCATTATTTTTATATTGGAGTTTTATGAAAAAAATAATATTTTTTTTATGTATTTTAAATTTTAGTTCATTTTTATGTGCTAAAAGTTTAAAAGAAATATTAAATTTAGTAGAAAATAGCGAACAATTAAAAGCTAAATCATATATTGTTGATAGTACATTAAAAAAATCAGAGGGTATTAAATTAAAATATCTTCCTAGCTTAAATTTAGAGCTTAATTATTATAGTTTTGATAAAGATAGATATTTGATTTTACCGAAAAATACTATGAATGCTTCTTTAGTTTTAGATGTTTTATTGTATGATGGACAAAGAAGTTCTAATATAAAATTAGCTGAAAAAAATTATGAATTAAATAAGGTTGAATTAGAAAAAAATAAAAATGAATTAGAGTTAGAGTTAACAAAGTTATATTATACATACTTAACTCTTGATGATAATATTAAATTTA
This genomic interval from Campylobacter sp. MG1 contains the following:
- a CDS encoding prepilin peptidase; this encodes MEFSILVFIFGLVFGSFLNVLILRLPERKSVFYPPSSCGSCNNKLKFYHNIPIISWLVLGGKCGFCKSKISIQYPLIELIVGFIFLYCIDISSLENLAYSICLALSFSLLFALCIIDVRYLAVPSFTLMLTLIFALIYTHSISSFKDALIFSGGAYLLKSLIESIMNAKAKSDDECIQVMGEADIEIMALIGALLGIKLGFVAIFLGAFVSLPVFMYLRIKGKENIQVPFIPFLSIGLALVWFFPSVGQFCLDYVQ
- the uppS gene encoding polyprenyl diphosphate synthase, producing the protein MNELNHLAIIMDGNGRWAKNQGLLRSFGHKAGAKTIERLVKACIEEGVLELSLFAFSTENWKRPKEEIEFIFKLLKEYLSSELNNFIKNEIRFKSFGDISVLDVDTKNLINEFEEKTKNYSRIIFNLGINYGGKDEILRAFKKLKASDEEIDENNFNKYLDIKNNVDLLIRTGGHFRISNFLLWQCAYAEFVFTPTLFPDFKEDELKEIIKNYRICKRNFGGV
- the coaBC gene encoding bifunctional phosphopantothenoylcysteine decarboxylase/phosphopantothenate--cysteine ligase CoaBC — its product is MKVLLCVSGSISFYKSFELISMFKEEGIKVKALLSDGALKFVNKLAYEALCESVLTSENESWENDKNHIMFSKDCDAVVFAPASVNSINKLANGVCDNVFLSTLIASNKPLIIAPAANTNMYLASQTQKSLEYLKSLGVKIVKPISKTLACKEFGIGALANTKDIFLATLREIYKDKFYMGKNILITGGGTRESIDLVRNIGNYSSGTMSDALAKQAYLRGANVVYLKARCDEIKNENFTQLSYDTSAELKALMQDYKEFDYLFMCAAVSDFIPIKQERKIKRDEFDEEFNIKIRPNDDLLATFNFSGKKIGFKLECDEKTAYDNAKKALVNKGLSLLCLNILGEHTQFGSSKNEIFFCDYSGISEGYFDTKENLAKIIFDRVKADV
- the glmU gene encoding bifunctional UDP-N-acetylglucosamine diphosphorylase/glucosamine-1-phosphate N-acetyltransferase GlmU, with amino-acid sequence MKSSIVILAAGFGTRMNSNLAKPLHTICGKSLIKIIIENALQLSDDITLILHHQADAIKEHLKDYSNLKYIYQDMQNHKGTGGALINYEPKYEEALILNADMPLITLNSLKIIANTNSKIVLSTFNKYSANSYGRVIKENDKISKIVETKDANNEELKCTLCNAGIYKISKDILKTYIPKLNNNNAQKEYYLTDIIKMAIDDKISVSECTFDEIEFLGINNKLDLEQAEQIMQKRIKDELLINGVIMHNKDSIFIELDTQISNDCEIESGVVIKANSIIKSSKILANSVIENSEIINSSIGPMARIRPKCVIKDSKIGNFVECKNAKLEDVKAGHLAYLGDCEISSGVNIGCGVIICNYDGKNKHLSKIGKNVFIGSNSNLIAPINIPSDTLIAAGSTISNKDAAKLKAKDLFIERNKGVIFNNFKDF